The following proteins are encoded in a genomic region of Pseudodesulfovibrio mercurii:
- a CDS encoding PaaI family thioesterase, whose product MSAIDNPFPDGTCFFCGPNNPSGLKLTFHRDGQGGVYADYTPEAVYCGQGDIFHGGLQMGLLDEAMWWAGYEATGVMEAVTASASFRFLRPVYIGSPVRVVCALASREGAALKLKGRILNADGKPCTTVRGEYRIISRERYEAILAARP is encoded by the coding sequence ATGAGCGCCATCGACAATCCCTTTCCGGACGGCACCTGTTTCTTTTGCGGCCCGAACAACCCGTCCGGGCTGAAGCTGACCTTCCACCGCGACGGGCAGGGCGGGGTGTACGCCGACTACACGCCCGAGGCCGTGTATTGCGGCCAGGGGGACATCTTCCACGGCGGTCTCCAGATGGGGCTTCTGGACGAGGCCATGTGGTGGGCCGGATACGAGGCCACCGGGGTCATGGAGGCGGTCACGGCCAGCGCAAGCTTCCGCTTCCTGCGGCCGGTCTACATCGGCTCGCCGGTGCGGGTGGTCTGCGCCCTGGCCTCCCGCGAGGGCGCGGCCCTCAAGCTCAAGGGGCGCATCCTCAACGCGGACGGCAAGCCCTGCACCACGGTCCGGGGCGAGTACCGGATCATCTCCCGCGAGCGCTACGAGGCCATCCTCGCGGCCCGGCCCTGA
- a CDS encoding potassium channel family protein, producing the protein MKNVEAPRPLPALRDAVFGWFRNPFGKLTLLIAGLLVVATGGFWFFELYPKGTIHDAFGALWWAVVTLTTVGYGDVVPATTGGKVMGLIVMICGIGLVSTLTGNLASMLVEHKAKKRKGLLKVNLTNHVIVIGWNDFGQELVNSLRDKGVLRTREGGQSDLVLINELTTDQRETLALQIDMDDRLRFVWGSPAQESVLLKAQPDRARVIYLLSGARDCDPKDADQATLYCALTLRELAPKVPIYGEVALPENRKHLLRAGVNEILVHGQLTSTILGLMGANPSLWTLLQDMLGMRGAGGLDVRALTGEEKAMTWGELLPRFRADGLLPLGVAQASRELSLEDVLDQGSALDQFILELFQSSGQETRLGDSGPRVLANPPDSERLENFDAVLFLKPGETR; encoded by the coding sequence ATGAAGAATGTGGAAGCCCCCCGGCCGCTCCCGGCCCTGCGCGACGCCGTTTTCGGCTGGTTCCGCAACCCCTTCGGGAAACTGACCCTGCTCATCGCGGGCCTGCTGGTGGTGGCCACCGGCGGGTTCTGGTTCTTCGAGCTCTATCCCAAGGGCACCATCCACGACGCCTTCGGGGCCCTGTGGTGGGCCGTGGTCACCCTGACCACCGTGGGCTACGGCGACGTGGTCCCGGCCACCACGGGCGGCAAGGTCATGGGCCTGATCGTCATGATCTGCGGCATCGGGCTGGTCTCCACATTGACAGGCAACCTGGCCTCCATGCTGGTGGAGCACAAGGCCAAAAAGCGCAAGGGGCTGCTCAAGGTGAACCTGACCAACCACGTCATCGTCATCGGCTGGAACGACTTCGGCCAGGAACTCGTCAACTCCCTGCGCGACAAGGGCGTGCTCAGGACCCGCGAGGGCGGCCAGTCCGACCTGGTCCTGATCAACGAGCTGACCACGGACCAGCGCGAGACCCTGGCCCTGCAGATCGACATGGACGACCGGCTGCGCTTCGTCTGGGGCTCGCCCGCCCAGGAGTCGGTCCTGCTCAAGGCCCAGCCCGACCGGGCCCGGGTCATCTACCTTTTGTCCGGGGCGCGCGACTGCGACCCCAAGGACGCGGACCAGGCCACCCTGTACTGCGCCCTGACCCTGCGCGAGCTGGCCCCCAAGGTGCCCATCTACGGCGAGGTGGCCCTGCCCGAAAACCGCAAGCACCTGCTGCGCGCCGGGGTCAACGAGATCCTGGTCCACGGCCAGCTGACCTCGACCATCCTCGGCCTCATGGGCGCGAACCCCTCCCTGTGGACCCTGCTCCAGGACATGCTCGGCATGCGCGGCGCGGGCGGCCTGGACGTCCGGGCCCTGACCGGGGAGGAGAAGGCGATGACCTGGGGCGAGCTGCTGCCCCGCTTCCGGGCCGACGGGCTCCTGCCCCTGGGCGTGGCCCAGGCCAGCCGGGAGCTCTCCCTGGAGGACGTCCTGGACCAGGGGTCGGCCCTGGACCAGTTCATCCTGGAGCTGTTCCAGTCCTCGGGCCAGGAGACCCGGCTGGGCGACTCCGGCCCGCGCGTGCTGGCCAACCCGCCCGACTCGGAGCGGCTCGAAAATTTCGACGCGGTCCTGTTCCTCAAGCCCGGAGAGACGCGATGA
- the dapF gene encoding diaminopimelate epimerase: MNIFTESVPFYKMQGCGNDFVVIDNRELGVPVSAMADWAKAVCARAFGVCADGLFFLENADNPSLAFRWHFYNSDGSRAEMCGNASRCAAKLAHAIGLAPAELAFGTDAGPIRAKVLLDGPEEGRVKVQLTPPLRTETDIVIDVDGSPLTVHFTDTGVPHTVVFVDDVKSVDIMDLGPKIRYHERFAPAGTNVNFAQVLDEKTMLLRTYERGVEAETYACGTGAAATQLLAHTLGLTGDHADLTTTGNEVLTVFLENGMVFLQGAAELTFQGEFYLKPMGLSL, from the coding sequence ATGAACATATTCACCGAGTCCGTGCCCTTCTACAAGATGCAGGGGTGCGGCAACGACTTTGTCGTCATCGACAACCGCGAACTCGGGGTGCCCGTGTCCGCCATGGCCGACTGGGCCAAGGCCGTGTGCGCCCGCGCCTTCGGGGTCTGCGCCGACGGCCTCTTCTTCCTCGAAAACGCCGACAACCCGTCGCTGGCCTTCCGCTGGCACTTCTACAACTCCGACGGCTCCCGGGCCGAGATGTGCGGCAACGCCTCGCGCTGCGCCGCCAAGCTGGCCCACGCCATCGGACTGGCCCCGGCCGAACTCGCCTTCGGCACCGACGCCGGACCGATCCGGGCCAAGGTCCTCCTGGACGGCCCGGAGGAAGGCCGCGTCAAGGTTCAGCTGACCCCGCCCCTCAGGACCGAAACCGACATCGTCATCGACGTGGACGGCAGCCCGCTGACCGTGCACTTCACGGACACCGGCGTGCCCCACACCGTGGTCTTCGTGGACGACGTGAAGAGCGTGGACATCATGGACCTCGGCCCCAAGATCCGCTACCACGAACGGTTCGCGCCCGCCGGGACCAACGTCAACTTCGCCCAGGTCCTCGACGAAAAGACCATGCTCCTGCGCACCTACGAGCGCGGCGTGGAGGCCGAGACCTACGCCTGCGGCACCGGGGCCGCCGCCACCCAGCTCCTGGCCCACACCCTCGGCCTGACCGGTGATCACGCCGACCTGACCACCACCGGCAACGAGGTCCTGACCGTGTTCCTCGAAAACGGCATGGTCTTCCTCCAGGGCGCCGCCGAGCTGACCTTCCAGGGCGAGTTTTACCTCAAGCCCATGGGCTTGAGCCTGTAA
- a CDS encoding RHS repeat-associated core domain-containing protein yields MDDNVIKEILYDPFGGIIEDTNPSLRLPIGFAGGLHDRDLGFVRFGWRDYDVRTGRWTAPDPIGDKGGDPDW; encoded by the coding sequence GTGGACGACAACGTGATAAAGGAGATCCTGTACGACCCCTTCGGCGGGATCATCGAGGACACCAACCCGAGCCTGCGCCTGCCCATCGGCTTCGCGGGCGGCCTCCACGACCGGGACCTGGGGTTCGTCCGATTTGGCTGGCGGGATTACGACGTCAGGACCGGCAGGTGGACCGCGCCGGACCCCATCGGGGACAAGGGCGGCGACCCGGACTGGTAG
- a CDS encoding cyclic nucleotide-binding domain-containing protein, with amino-acid sequence MNTPDIDWAAITLFADITGPALDKVKPIFEVRTLDAGEDLIREGEEGDEMFILIEGRVRITKSMLLEGMHLPLLEMDSPRKVLATLDQSEYPLFGEIALMDRETRSATVRTLVPSRFLVTDRLRFFDFLEREPALGVRLFKRLARRMAATIRRTNGEVVKLSTALALALSRYKTLG; translated from the coding sequence ATGAATACCCCCGACATCGACTGGGCGGCCATCACCCTGTTCGCCGACATCACGGGCCCGGCCCTGGACAAGGTCAAGCCCATCTTCGAGGTCCGCACCCTGGACGCGGGCGAGGACCTGATCCGCGAGGGCGAGGAAGGGGACGAGATGTTCATCCTCATCGAGGGGCGCGTGCGCATCACCAAGTCCATGCTCCTGGAGGGCATGCACCTGCCCCTGCTCGAGATGGACAGCCCGCGCAAGGTCCTGGCCACCCTGGACCAGTCCGAATACCCCCTCTTCGGGGAGATCGCCCTCATGGACCGCGAGACCCGCTCGGCCACGGTGCGCACCCTGGTCCCGTCCCGGTTCCTGGTCACGGACCGCCTCCGCTTCTTCGATTTCCTGGAGCGTGAACCCGCCCTGGGCGTGCGCCTGTTCAAGCGGCTGGCCCGGCGCATGGCCGCGACCATCCGGCGGACCAACGGCGAGGTGGTCAAGCTGTCCACGGCCCTGGCCCTGGCCCTGAGCCGCTACAAGACCCTGGGCTGA
- a CDS encoding catalase: MPKSKKKLTSAFGCPVGNDLNTMTAGGRGPALMQDVHLLEKLAHFDRERIPERVVHAKGAGAYGYFEVTADVRKYTKAAFLSKVGKKTEVFARFSTVGGEKGSADAERDPRGFALKFYTEEGNYDMTGNNTPVFFIRDPLKFPDFIHTQKRDPLTNLKSPTMAWDFWSLTPESMHQVTILFSDRGTPATYRNMNGYSSHTYKWYNAKGEYFWVQYHFKTDQGIKNLTGPEAEAMRSADPDHATRDLFDAIARGDYPSWTLEMQILTPEQAEDFAWDIFDITKVWPHKEVPPITVGKLVLNRNPENYFAEVEQAAFNPSNLVPGIGVSPDKMLQGRLFSYHDTHLHRLGPNYHLIPVNQAKHAPEMNYQRDGFMRVDHNGGSGPNYWPNSFDGPAPDNVSIEPDIPLEGVAQRHVYTHPNNDFVQPGTLYSVVMTEQDRKNLVSNIVGSMQSVPQPIQLRQCALFYLTHEDYGTRVAKGLKLKLADVRKLAQMTQEERVAATPVK, from the coding sequence ATGCCGAAAAGCAAGAAAAAATTGACGAGCGCTTTTGGTTGCCCCGTGGGCAACGACTTGAACACCATGACCGCGGGCGGGCGCGGCCCGGCCTTGATGCAGGACGTCCACCTGCTCGAAAAGCTGGCGCACTTCGACCGGGAGCGCATCCCGGAGCGGGTGGTCCACGCCAAGGGGGCGGGGGCCTACGGCTACTTCGAGGTCACGGCCGACGTGCGGAAGTACACCAAGGCCGCCTTCCTCTCCAAGGTGGGCAAAAAGACCGAGGTCTTCGCCCGGTTCTCCACCGTGGGCGGCGAAAAGGGCAGCGCCGACGCCGAGCGCGACCCGCGCGGCTTCGCCCTCAAGTTTTACACCGAAGAGGGCAACTACGACATGACCGGCAACAACACCCCGGTCTTCTTTATCCGCGACCCGCTCAAGTTCCCGGACTTCATCCACACCCAGAAGCGCGATCCCCTGACCAACCTCAAGAGCCCGACCATGGCCTGGGACTTCTGGTCCCTGACCCCGGAATCCATGCACCAGGTGACTATCCTCTTCTCGGACCGGGGCACCCCGGCCACCTACCGGAACATGAACGGCTACTCCAGCCACACCTACAAGTGGTACAACGCCAAGGGCGAATACTTCTGGGTCCAGTACCACTTCAAGACCGACCAGGGGATCAAAAACCTGACCGGGCCAGAGGCCGAGGCCATGCGCTCGGCCGACCCGGACCACGCCACCCGCGACCTGTTCGATGCCATCGCGCGCGGCGATTACCCGTCCTGGACCCTGGAGATGCAGATCCTGACCCCGGAACAGGCCGAGGACTTCGCCTGGGACATCTTCGACATCACCAAGGTCTGGCCGCACAAGGAGGTCCCGCCCATCACCGTCGGCAAGCTCGTGCTCAACCGCAACCCGGAGAATTACTTCGCCGAGGTCGAGCAGGCCGCCTTCAACCCGAGCAACCTCGTGCCCGGCATCGGCGTGTCCCCGGACAAGATGCTCCAGGGCCGTCTCTTCTCCTACCATGACACCCACCTGCACCGGCTGGGGCCCAACTACCACCTCATCCCGGTCAACCAGGCCAAGCACGCGCCGGAGATGAACTACCAGCGCGACGGCTTCATGCGCGTGGACCACAACGGCGGTTCCGGTCCCAACTACTGGCCCAACTCCTTTGACGGGCCCGCCCCGGACAACGTCAGCATCGAGCCCGACATCCCCCTGGAGGGCGTGGCGCAGCGCCATGTCTACACCCACCCCAACAACGACTTCGTCCAGCCCGGCACCCTCTACTCCGTGGTCATGACCGAACAGGACCGCAAAAACCTGGTCAGCAACATCGTGGGCTCCATGCAGAGCGTGCCCCAACCCATCCAGCTGCGTCAGTGCGCCCTGTTCTACCTGACCCACGAGGACTACGGCACCCGCGTGGCCAAGGGCCTCAAACTCAAACTCGCCGACGTCAGGAAACTCGCCCAAATGACCCAGGAAGAACGCGTCGCCGCGACTCCCGTTAAATAG
- a CDS encoding tetratricopeptide repeat protein, with the protein MAGKYDSIVYDYFEKTNGSIVLISEDPLFKRMLSSTIFKIIGTKRDCLSALETVHAGLKKVQAMHKTGQDFIVFIERMIGGSTSTDTIMTLKRLLPDLKIIVLVGETKRENIAFFYEIGVSNVISKPASMNNIIEKLAFTVKPQGKLSEYMHLGKNCLAAGKLMEAMQIARKVLELKPESPAGLMLKGDVHMAQNELDKALDSYHRAHESSKIYLEPIKKLVEAYRGVDEDEMLKYMKKLDRLSPLNAQRKTEIGKVHARRREMDKAEVYFDQAIETVTREAMGLISAVAETISEAVADDPGMSEKYLTKVLEAKGSRLDKEDIALFNKLGIALRGQGKWREAIDNYASALRISPEDEGLHYNMGMAYYDGGDKRRAGQCFQKAVDHNPDFYKASETVSMNLGSLFADLREYEYAIPCFENVLRLNPENATAARKLAALKAAVG; encoded by the coding sequence ATGGCCGGTAAATACGATTCCATCGTCTACGATTATTTTGAAAAGACAAACGGTTCCATCGTCCTGATCAGCGAGGACCCGCTCTTCAAGCGGATGCTGTCCTCGACCATCTTCAAGATCATCGGCACCAAGCGCGACTGCCTGTCCGCCCTGGAGACGGTCCACGCCGGACTGAAGAAGGTCCAGGCCATGCACAAGACCGGGCAGGACTTCATCGTCTTCATCGAGCGCATGATCGGCGGCAGCACCAGCACCGACACCATCATGACCCTCAAGAGGCTGCTCCCGGACCTCAAGATCATCGTCCTGGTGGGCGAGACCAAGCGCGAGAACATCGCTTTCTTCTACGAGATCGGCGTGTCAAACGTCATCTCCAAGCCCGCGTCCATGAACAACATCATCGAGAAGCTGGCCTTCACCGTGAAGCCCCAGGGCAAGCTCAGCGAGTACATGCACCTGGGCAAGAACTGCCTGGCCGCGGGCAAGCTCATGGAGGCCATGCAGATCGCCAGGAAGGTCCTCGAACTCAAGCCTGAGAGCCCGGCCGGGCTGATGCTCAAGGGCGACGTGCACATGGCCCAGAACGAGCTGGACAAGGCGCTCGACAGCTACCACCGGGCCCATGAGAGCTCCAAGATCTACCTGGAACCCATCAAGAAGCTGGTCGAGGCGTACCGGGGCGTGGACGAGGATGAAATGCTCAAGTACATGAAGAAACTCGACCGCTTGAGCCCGCTGAACGCCCAGCGCAAGACCGAGATCGGCAAGGTCCACGCCCGGCGCCGCGAGATGGACAAGGCCGAGGTCTATTTCGACCAGGCCATCGAGACCGTGACCCGCGAGGCCATGGGCCTGATCAGCGCCGTGGCCGAGACCATCTCCGAGGCCGTGGCCGACGATCCGGGCATGTCCGAGAAGTACCTGACCAAGGTCCTGGAGGCCAAGGGGTCTCGACTGGACAAGGAGGACATCGCCCTGTTCAACAAGCTCGGCATCGCCCTGCGCGGCCAGGGCAAATGGCGCGAGGCCATCGACAACTACGCCTCGGCCCTGCGCATCTCCCCGGAGGACGAGGGGCTGCACTACAACATGGGCATGGCCTACTACGACGGCGGGGACAAGCGCCGGGCGGGCCAGTGCTTCCAGAAGGCCGTGGACCACAACCCCGACTTCTACAAGGCCAGCGAAACCGTGTCCATGAACCTCGGCTCCCTGTTCGCCGACCTGCGCGAATACGAGTACGCCATCCCCTGCTTCGAAAACGTCCTGCGTCTCAACCCCGAAAACGCCACCGCCGCCCGCAAGCTCGCCGCCCTCAAGGCCGCCGTGGGCTGA
- the acs gene encoding acetate--CoA ligase, translated as MTEEEKKIESMQKDGQIFQPDASMQGQAWIKDMAAYEADHKRALDDPDGYWGERARDLIDWFTDFDTVLEADYDKPEFKWFAGGTTNVSYNCLDRHLTDGRRNKAALIWQGEPEEDVRVYTYQMLHTEVCRFANVLKKKGVKRGDRVSLYMPMIPELAIAMLACTRLGAPHSIVFAGFSSIALQSRIEDAEAKVLVTADAVLRAGKTIPLKPNADEALKDCPSVEQCIVVKRGGNEVNMVEGRDSWWHDEITAEDITSDCGYEAMESEDPLFILYTSGSTGKPKGVLHTTGGYLTYAAHTTQIVFDIKDDDVYWCTADVGWITGHSYIVYGPLALGATSVMFEGVPSYPRPDRYWQIVDKFKINIFYTAPTVIRALMREGEQWTKTYDTTSLRLLGSVGEPINPEAWLWYHDHVGNGKLPIVDTWWQTETGGIMISAMPYATPLKPGSATRPLPGISAQIVRRDGSRAEPNEGGHLIIDRPWPGMLRSVWGDPGRYKSTYFAGFPGAYEAGDGARVDEDGYFWIMGRLDDVINVSGHRMGTAEIESALVAHPDVSEAAVVGMPHDIKGETIYAYVTLRSGVEPTDDMVKELKVWVRKEIGPIATPEFIQFADGLPKTRSGKIMRRVLRKIVEHSTDFGDTSTLADPGVVTDLVEGNKDLVG; from the coding sequence ATGACCGAAGAAGAAAAGAAAATCGAAAGCATGCAAAAGGATGGACAGATATTTCAGCCCGACGCCTCCATGCAGGGCCAGGCGTGGATCAAGGACATGGCGGCCTACGAGGCGGACCACAAGCGGGCCCTGGACGACCCGGACGGGTACTGGGGCGAGCGGGCCAGGGATTTGATCGACTGGTTCACCGATTTCGACACCGTGCTGGAAGCGGACTACGACAAGCCCGAGTTCAAGTGGTTCGCGGGCGGCACGACCAACGTTTCGTACAACTGCCTGGACCGCCACCTGACCGACGGCCGCCGCAACAAGGCCGCGCTCATCTGGCAGGGCGAGCCCGAGGAGGACGTCCGGGTCTACACCTACCAGATGCTCCACACCGAGGTCTGCCGCTTCGCCAACGTCCTGAAGAAGAAGGGCGTCAAGCGCGGCGACCGCGTCTCCCTGTACATGCCCATGATCCCGGAGCTGGCCATCGCCATGCTGGCCTGCACCCGGCTGGGCGCGCCGCACTCCATCGTGTTCGCGGGGTTCTCGTCCATCGCCCTGCAATCGCGCATCGAGGACGCCGAGGCCAAGGTCCTGGTCACGGCCGACGCGGTCCTGCGCGCGGGCAAGACCATCCCGCTCAAGCCCAACGCTGACGAGGCCCTCAAGGACTGCCCGTCGGTGGAGCAGTGCATCGTGGTCAAGCGCGGCGGCAACGAGGTCAACATGGTCGAGGGCCGCGACTCCTGGTGGCACGACGAGATCACGGCCGAGGACATCACCTCGGACTGCGGCTATGAGGCCATGGAGTCCGAGGACCCGCTGTTCATCCTGTACACCTCCGGGTCCACGGGCAAGCCCAAGGGCGTGCTCCACACCACGGGCGGCTACCTGACCTACGCGGCCCACACCACTCAGATCGTCTTCGACATCAAGGACGACGACGTCTACTGGTGCACCGCCGACGTGGGCTGGATCACCGGCCACTCCTACATCGTCTACGGCCCGCTGGCCCTGGGCGCCACCTCGGTCATGTTCGAGGGCGTGCCGAGCTATCCCCGGCCCGACCGCTACTGGCAGATCGTGGACAAGTTCAAGATCAACATCTTCTACACCGCGCCCACGGTCATCCGCGCCCTCATGCGCGAGGGCGAGCAGTGGACCAAGACCTACGACACCACCTCCCTGCGGCTGCTCGGTTCGGTGGGCGAGCCCATCAACCCCGAGGCGTGGCTGTGGTACCACGACCACGTGGGCAACGGGAAACTGCCCATCGTGGACACCTGGTGGCAGACCGAGACCGGCGGCATCATGATCTCGGCCATGCCCTACGCCACCCCGCTCAAGCCCGGCTCCGCCACCCGGCCCCTGCCCGGCATCTCGGCCCAGATCGTTCGCCGCGACGGCTCCCGCGCCGAGCCCAACGAGGGCGGCCACCTGATCATCGACCGGCCGTGGCCCGGCATGCTGCGCAGCGTCTGGGGCGACCCCGGCCGCTACAAGTCCACCTACTTCGCCGGGTTCCCCGGGGCCTACGAGGCGGGCGACGGCGCGCGCGTGGACGAGGACGGCTACTTCTGGATCATGGGACGGCTCGACGACGTCATCAACGTGTCCGGCCACCGCATGGGCACGGCCGAGATCGAGTCCGCACTGGTGGCCCACCCCGACGTGTCCGAGGCGGCCGTGGTCGGCATGCCCCACGACATCAAGGGCGAGACCATCTACGCCTACGTGACCCTGCGCTCCGGCGTGGAGCCCACGGACGACATGGTCAAGGAGCTGAAGGTCTGGGTGCGCAAGGAGATCGGACCCATCGCCACCCCCGAATTCATCCAGTTCGCCGACGGCCTGCCCAAGACCCGCTCGGGCAAGATCATGCGCCGCGTGCTGCGCAAGATCGTCGAACACTCCACGGACTTCGGCGACACCTCGACCCTGGCCGATCCGGGCGTGGTCACCGATCTGGTGGAAGGCAACAAGGATCTGGTCGGGTAA
- a CDS encoding protein kinase domain-containing protein codes for MRIGRYDIRGLLGRGGMGAVYKAAMPVTGRIVALKVLKPVEILEDLVGAEALRAMFFKEASAMASISHPNVAAVLDVDGGADGTSVPPHFTMEYFCGNLGVLMGETYEVERESRPLGVETSLALARGMLRGLDRLHYEGIIHRDVKPFNVMLAEDQGGPGTVKLIDFGLSKLRGEPTVRHKGMVVGSPYYAAPEQEADPEVADERSDRYSVGVTLYRMLTGRLPGEKDLRPIRELHADLDRAWDDFFATALARDPSDRFPSGPAMLDALNDLEARWLARREATCAAPDLLAEPEPTVCPRPRSAPLKAGLKQARAAFGLDELWRPECYAHGDFADRNDGTVLERTRGLVWERHGSRYPLTWERANAHVARLNKSAYAGRTDWRLPTVAELATLFTGRTEPGEFCLEPAFDPQKARLWSADRKAFTAAWYVDAELGFVWWQDLTCRFFARAVAG; via the coding sequence ATGCGCATCGGAAGGTATGACATACGCGGCCTGCTCGGCCGGGGCGGCATGGGCGCGGTCTACAAGGCGGCCATGCCCGTGACCGGCCGCATCGTCGCCCTCAAGGTCCTCAAGCCCGTGGAAATCCTGGAGGACCTGGTCGGTGCGGAGGCCCTGCGCGCCATGTTCTTCAAGGAGGCCTCGGCCATGGCCTCCATCAGCCACCCCAACGTGGCCGCCGTGCTCGACGTGGACGGCGGGGCTGACGGCACCTCCGTTCCCCCGCATTTCACCATGGAATACTTCTGCGGCAACCTCGGGGTGCTCATGGGCGAGACCTACGAGGTGGAGCGCGAGTCCAGGCCCCTCGGGGTGGAGACCTCCCTGGCCCTGGCGCGCGGCATGCTGCGCGGCCTGGACCGGCTGCACTACGAGGGCATCATCCACCGCGACGTCAAGCCGTTCAACGTCATGCTCGCCGAGGACCAGGGCGGGCCGGGCACGGTCAAGCTCATCGACTTCGGCCTGTCCAAGCTGCGCGGCGAACCCACCGTGCGCCACAAGGGCATGGTCGTGGGCTCGCCGTACTACGCCGCCCCCGAGCAGGAGGCGGACCCCGAGGTCGCGGACGAGCGCTCGGACCGCTACTCCGTGGGCGTGACCCTGTACCGCATGCTCACCGGCCGTCTGCCCGGCGAAAAGGACCTCCGCCCCATCCGCGAACTGCACGCCGACCTGGACCGGGCCTGGGACGACTTCTTCGCCACGGCCCTGGCCCGCGATCCCTCGGACCGCTTCCCGTCCGGCCCGGCCATGCTCGACGCCCTCAATGACCTCGAAGCCCGCTGGCTGGCCCGGCGCGAGGCAACCTGCGCGGCCCCGGACCTCCTGGCCGAGCCCGAACCCACCGTCTGCCCGCGTCCCCGGTCCGCGCCCCTCAAGGCCGGGCTGAAACAGGCGCGCGCCGCCTTCGGTCTGGACGAGCTGTGGCGGCCCGAGTGTTACGCCCACGGCGACTTCGCCGACCGGAACGACGGCACGGTCCTGGAGCGGACGCGCGGCCTGGTCTGGGAGCGGCACGGCTCCCGCTACCCGCTGACCTGGGAGCGCGCCAACGCCCACGTTGCCCGCCTGAACAAGAGCGCCTATGCGGGCCGCACCGACTGGCGGCTGCCCACCGTGGCCGAGCTGGCCACGCTCTTCACCGGCCGCACCGAGCCGGGCGAGTTCTGTCTGGAACCCGCCTTCGATCCGCAAAAGGCCCGCCTCTGGTCCGCCGACCGCAAGGCCTTCACCGCCGCCTGGTACGTGGATGCCGAACTCGGCTTCGTCTGGTGGCAGGACCTCACCTGCCGCTTCTTCGCCCGCGCCGTGGCCGGTTGA
- a CDS encoding MBL fold metallo-hydrolase codes for MRVTFVGVGEAFDERLPNTSLLVEHNDSSILLDCGFNVSCGLWRYAARPLDLDAVYVSHFHADHYFGLPALIVRSLEEGRTKRLTILGPSGIESRVNRLMELAYSNALAKAGFEIFFIECVPGEDFKHGGFRFRFALNDHSMPCLAVRLDAGGKSLYYSGDGKPTDATVDLAEHCDLVVHEAFTLDEITTGHGDVGTSLDMARRSGAGACALVHMKRTIRHTMMDVIRMAVETETSVHGFVPEPGDVHEL; via the coding sequence ATGCGTGTGACTTTTGTCGGGGTGGGCGAGGCCTTTGACGAACGGTTGCCGAACACGTCCCTGCTGGTGGAGCACAACGATTCGTCCATCCTGCTGGACTGCGGCTTCAACGTCTCCTGCGGGTTGTGGCGGTACGCGGCCCGGCCCCTCGACCTGGACGCGGTCTACGTGTCCCACTTCCACGCCGACCACTATTTCGGGCTCCCGGCCCTGATCGTCCGCTCACTGGAGGAGGGCAGGACCAAGCGGCTGACCATCCTCGGCCCGAGCGGCATCGAATCAAGGGTCAACCGGCTCATGGAGCTGGCCTATTCCAACGCCCTGGCCAAGGCCGGTTTCGAGATTTTCTTCATCGAGTGCGTGCCCGGCGAGGACTTCAAGCACGGCGGTTTCCGCTTCCGCTTCGCCCTGAACGACCACTCCATGCCCTGCCTGGCCGTGCGCCTGGACGCCGGGGGCAAGTCCCTCTACTACTCGGGCGACGGCAAGCCCACGGACGCCACCGTGGACCTGGCCGAGCACTGCGACCTGGTGGTCCACGAGGCCTTCACCCTGGACGAGATCACCACCGGCCACGGCGACGTGGGCACCTCCCTGGACATGGCCCGCCGGTCCGGGGCCGGGGCCTGCGCCCTGGTGCACATGAAGCGGACCATCCGGCACACCATGATGGACGTCATCCGCATGGCCGTGGAGACCGAGACCTCGGTGCACGGGTTCGTGCCCGAGCCCGGGGACGTCCATGAACTCTGA